accatcatcaccatcaccatcatcactatcaccatcaccatcaccatcaccatcaccatcactaccattactaccaccatcactatcactaccaccatcactatcaataccatcactatcatcaccatcatcaccatcactatcaccatcaccatcaccatcactgtcaccatcaccatcactaccatcaccatcaccatcatcaccatcaccatcaccatcaccatcactatcatgaGAAGTACACACTTACTTACCCTATCTCTAACCCTACTATCAGCCCTACCTCGCTGTCTAACCCTACCTCTCCAACTCCAACCCCACTGCCTTAGCTTACCCTACCTGCTCCTCCACTGCCTACACTCTCCATCTGCCATCCTTCACATCTCACCACTACTCCATTTCCACCACTCAACCACCACACCCACTTATCCTACCATCTACCATCTACCTCTACAACATACCTAAcataatatgtaaacatccaaatataaacaatcatatgtaaacaatcaaatgtaaacatccaaacGTAAACATCCAAACGTAAACAATCACACCTAACATCATACCCTACCACCACTCCCCATCCCACCTCTAACCACATCTAGCTACCTCACCACATATCAACACCTACcatgccttcttcttttccataaTAGCCCCCCATACACCTACGGATGCTAAGAATAAACTACTCCCATCCTACTCATCTTACCCAACTCCCCTACTGTCACACTGCCACACTGctcctcatcctcatcctTACCTCTCACTCAGTTGCCATGGTTACCATTATATATCACCatacatcaccatacacgGCACTTACCTCAGCGCTTCACACCCTGTGCCATTTACCCATAAAACCCACTGTAAACTATATTTTATAAATTCATTAGTGCATTTAAGAATGAATTGTACCTCACCATGAAGATACGACAATAATTATGTTACTCTTTTAAGcttataaaagaaaatgtccAATAATTTTAGTATATAATTACGTATAGGCTAGATCATAATTTCTTGCACCAACAGTCCTTAATTAATAAGTTGCCAAAACAATACTGTACCATCCTTTTAGGTTATCACATTTTAACAGGTTATTATgtagtttattttttagGATGTAGAGTATCATCAGTTTTTTGAACTCCAACAATGATCACGTGATATTCACGTTGAAGTCATGTGATTATTATTCTTACCTTATCATACGGTATACATTGGGGTTCCCTCTTTCGGTAAAAATTATAGCGCGCACGTCCAAAGGGAGAAATTATGTAAAAATCATGCGGCTTATAGATCGGACATAACACGCTGTCAATGACCTAAATAACCTGAGAGTCATGCAAGCAAAGTTCGGAGAGTACAATTTTGCGTACAACATTCCCGTGTATTATGTTAGCAGAGAAGGGTTTCTTTTACTCTATGAACTTCTTTATATGAAATTATGACAAGCTCAACTTTaagatttcttttcatcaatatctaATTATAAAGCATATACTGCGTCCAGTAAAAGGATCTGCACAAGAaatgatttgaaatctAGCCGAAAATACTTCCACATATtaatatttgaaatatgCTTAAGTGCTCGTCATTAGGACTCTATTAATAGCAAACGAGGGAAACAGAAACATTCACTTTGGGTGAGACAATCAATATACATGTCTTCTTCAGCAGTACCAAAAGTTTGAATCCAATTGTTTCtgtcttcatttttattaacAAAGATGAATGTGAATGCTCTACTATAAAGGTTTGTGACACCCTCGAGTTCATATGTGCTTTTTATCGCAAAGTCTTTCACTAAAGTTAGTAGGCAGGAATACTAGAATTGCTCAATATTATCAGTAACTATCGCTTTTTTTCGACAGAGGAAAGGGCTTTTTGAAGATTAATGTCTTCGTTCAATAAAGGTCAAAAATGGGtattgttttgaaaaattaagcTAAAATACTTAAGTGTTTAGACTAGGCGTATATTGACCGCATAATTAAGAACCTCCTCTGTTAAAGAGGGTGTGAGCGAAGTTAAGTTTATTTCGCAGCTAGAAAAATTAGTTAAAGAAGGCAAGAACGAGAATACCGGCCAAAGCGTTCAGAGCGTTGGTGTTCAAACCAGCAGCAACACCTTCGGACTGAATAACGATACCGGTAGAGGATTTAGGAGCAGTAGTGGGAGCGCTGGATCCAgagaaaatagaaattGCGCTAGATGATACATAAACGGCGGTTGTCAATGAGGTTGCCTTGGGAGCCTCAGAAGCGGAAGTTGTGTAAGACTTTGGAGAAACAGTAGTTGCGGTGGCGGTCGAAATAACCTCAGGAACTTGAGAAGTGATGATCTTGACATCACAGCCATTGTCGTCACAATGAGTAACAGTAGCGGTGTACGATTTTGGAAGAGCAGAGGTTGCTGTAGTTTCCTTAGGAGCTTTAGTGGTAACAGTCTTTACGTTACAGCCATTATCGTCACAGTGAGTAACGGTAGCAGTGGTGTATGATTCTGGGGACACCGTGGTTGTGGTGGCTTCAGGTGCTTCAGAAGTAACGGTCTTCACAACACAGCCACTGTTGTCACAATGAGTGACAGTGGCAGTAGTATGTGACTTGGAAGATACAGTGGCGGTGGTTGTGGTTGGTTTAGGAGCTTCGGAAGTGACGGTCTTTACATTACAACCATTGTCGTCACAGTGGGTAACAGTGACAGTTGTGTATGATTTTGTGGAAGCGGTGGTTGCTGACGTTTCTTTAGGAGCTTCAGAAGTAACAGTTTTTTCACTACAGCCGTTGTCGTCGCAATGAGTGACAGTTACAGTGGTATGTGACTTGGAAGAAACAGTTTTAGTTGCAGCGATACCAGTTGATGTAGTAACATGGCATCCACTTTCATCGCAAGAAGTGATTGTAGCAGTGGTGGATGAACATGGAATGGTTGCGGTAATAGTGTAGGTGTTACCATTTGTGTCAGTTGTTTTCGAACAGGAAATAACGACTGTGCTAGTAGCGGTTGCATATGTTAGTGTTGTGGTGTAAACAGGAGCAGAACCTGAGGTCAATGTGGGCGCAGAAGACGAAGCTATTGAACCTGAGACGGAGGCACTTGATGAAGTGATTGAATCTGAGGCAGAGGCACCGGATGAAGTGATTGTACTAGAACCTGTAGCAGAGTTtgatatactagaagtaACTGACGAAGCACCGGACGTGGTAGAAGTGGATGAAGATGTAGTACTAGAAGCAACGGCACCACCATAATTTAGGTAGTAGGCAGAGGCGCCTGCAAAGGTTCCTTCGGAGACGTTGAAACTAGAACTAGAGAATCCTGTACCAATAGCAAAAGAGAATTGTCTGTTGCCCTGGGTTGCAGTCAAAACACCGGTAGCACTATCGTAGGATAGGCTAGTGACGTCAGCAGTAATGGCAATTTGGTTTTTACCAGTGTAGCCAACAACAGGAATAGGAGTAGTGTTGCTTTCGGTAGGGTCAACGGCAAGAACACCTTCGCCCTTAAATACAACAGTTTGACCAGTAAAGGTGTCTGGGTAGTGTAGGTAAAGATTACCGGAGATTATGTTAATTGTACCACTACCAGAAACAGGTTGAACAACCACGTAGGTACTTCCGTTGTCCAGGTTTATTTCACCGTTGTTAACTGATCCTTCATCTTCAGCTCTACGTTGCAAACCGGAGACAGAACCACCGTTAATGATAGCGttagagaaagagaatgCACCAGAGTTTGAGTATGGAGAGTAAGTAACTTCACCTTTACTGGATTCGGATAAGCTTAAAGCAATGTCACCGCTGTTTGCAAAAGAGCCAGGTGTGAATGAGTATATGGAGGCAGAAGAAGCAGCGGGTTCTTCAGCGTTGAAAGTACCAGAAACATCAAAATTTGGACCGGAAATGTCGAATTCGGTGCCTGGGTAAGTTGGCTTAGACTTTCTGACGAGCAGTGCACCACGAACAATCAAATCGGCTAAGAAACCGTATTTATCACCGTCAAGCAGGGTTAATTCTCCACCTGCAGCAATTTCAACGGCTTCTGTAGCAATTACGGAACCAGTAAGAGTGAGATCACCACTGATCGTCGTCGATGGCAAATAAATAGTGCCATCGCTGGAAGAAAGGGAATTGGATGCGGTTGCACTTGCGCTAGAAACTGAAGAAGTTATGGAGCTCAATGTATCGGAAGTAATAGCACTTGAGGCACCAGAAGCAGTTGAGGTTGACTGTGTGATAGTAGCGGATGAGCCTGGAGCAGATGGACCAGTGCCGGATGGACTAGTAATAGATGAACCAGAAGCAGATGAAGAGCCACTTCCGGATGGTCCAGGAGAGGAAGAGCCACTTCCGGGTGGACTAGTAATAGATGGACCAGAGGATGAAGAGCCGCTTCCGGATGGACTAGTAATAGACGAACCAGAAGCAGATGAACTAGAAGCAGACGAACTAGAAGCAGACGAACTAGAAGCAGACGAACCAGTACCGGATGGTccagaagaggaagagccACTTCCGGATGGACTAGTAATAGACGAACCAGAAGCAGATGAACTAGAAGCAGACGAACTAGAAGCAGACGAACTAGAAGCAGACGAACCAGTACCGGATGGTccagaagaggaagagccACTTCCGGATGGACTAGTAATAGACGAACCAGATGCTGATGAACCAGTACCGGATGGACTAGTAATAGATGAACCAGAGGATGAAGAGCCGCTTCCAGATGGTCCAGGAGAGGAAGAGCCGCTTCCGGATGGACTAGTAATAGATGGACCAGAGGATGAAGAGCCACTTCCGGATGGTCCAGGAGAGGAAGAGCCGCTTCCGGATGGTCCAGGAGAGGAAGAGCCGCTTCCGGATGGTCTAGGAGAGGAAGAGCCGCTTCCGGATGGACTAGTAATAGATGGACCAGAGGATGAAGAGCCACTTCCGGATGGTCCAGGAGAGGAAGAGCCACTTTCGGATGGTCCAGGAGAGGAAGAGCCACTTCCGGATGGTCCAGGAGAGGAAGAGCCACTTTCGGATGGTCCAGGAGAGGAAGAGCCACTTCCGGATGGTCCAGGAGAGGAAGAGCCGCTTCCGGATGGTCCAGGAGAGGAAGAGCCGCTTCCGGATGGACTAGTAATAGATGGACCAGAGGATGAAGAGCCGCTTCCGGATGGACTAGTAATAGACGAACCAGAAGCAGATGAACTAGAAGCAGACGAACCAGTACCGGATGGTccagaagaggaagagccACTTCCGGATGGACTAGTAATAGACGAACCAGATGCTGATGAATCAGTACCGGATGGACTAGTGATAGATGATCCAGATGCTGATGAACTAGTACTGGATAAACTTGGTTGAGTAATAGAACTTGAAACCTCAGAAGTGGGCGAAGATGATGGAGCAATAGTACTCGAAAgatcagaagatgaagttAATTGAGTGAGAGAACTGGAGACAAAGGAAGTAGATGAGCTACTAATTGAAAATGTATCTgatgaagttgaagaaatagcTGTGGATGAGCTATTACTTGGAATTGAAGAACTATTGGTATAATATTGTCCTAGAGCGCCTTGAGAGTAAAGGACCAAAGCCAAAGCGGCTTGAAATTTACTAAAGCGATTGAGCATCTCTTTAATACAGGTGAGATATTACCAGAAAAGTTGCAACGATAgattttgttgttgctgttatTATTAACGAATAAACCAAGAATGAAGCAGCAATATTGAATCCAGTTCTACAACTATGAAATAAACTAAGGCTTTTCTATGCTTTTTATactcttttttcactacAGTTATCTGTGAACTCCGGATGTACAGCTGCAGTGATCAACCGTTGAGCTAATTTAATTTTCTTCGTGCAAGCATTTCTAAGAAATATTTGCAAGGTCTACAGATTCTATGCGTTCTTTGAGCAGAAATGGGGTGAAAATTGTACAAAAAGGCACACTTCCTGCAAATATCTACAAAACCCCCTattaatataaaaatacatcCGGATGCGGTTTGACTCCATTAGATGAGAGTAGTAGTCGTAAAAGTTCAATTAAGATATTTGTTATCACAGAGATGAAGCGCAGAAGAAGGGGCTGTATTTGCAGGAGCGGCTACCTATTCCTATTTAGGAAAAACGATTATCCGTCCTGTCCAATTTCGTCCAATGATCTGCAACCACAACTCATAAAGGCATTAGACTTGTTtactaaaaagaaagttgtTTACACTCATACATGGATACTGGCTTGTGTGGTTGCTCCTAATTCACGTGCCAAGAAATGACGGGTCACCACCTACACTATGACGAACTATTTCTTTAGCGTTCCTGAAGCGCTCAAACCTGAGCGAGCGTACCGCTAACGCTATTTTCCTCTGTTGAGAAGTTACCTAGCAGAGACTGTATAAAGCGAAGACTACAACTTTTCAGGAGTTTTCTGAC
The DNA window shown above is from Saccharomyces mikatae IFO 1815 strain IFO1815 genome assembly, chromosome: 6 and carries:
- the SMKI06G0010 gene encoding uncharacterized protein translates to MLNRFSKFQAALALVLYSQGALGQYYTNSSSIPSNSSSTAISSTSSDTFSISSSSTSFVSSSLTQLTSSSDLSSTIAPSSSPTSEVSSSITQPSLSSTSSSASGSSITSPSGTDSSASGSSITSPSGSGSSSSGPSGTGSSASSSSASGSSITSPSGSGSSSSGPSITSPSGSGSSSPGPSGSGSSSPGPSGSGSSSPGPSESGSSSPGPSGSGSSSPGPSESGSSSPGPSGSGSSSSGPSITSPSGSGSSSPRPSGSGSSSPGPSGSGSSSPGPSGSGSSSSGPSITSPSGSGSSSPGPSGSGSSSSGSSITSPSGTGSSASGSSITSPSGSGSSSSGPSGTGSSASSSSASSSSASSSSASGSSITSPSGSGSSSSGPSGTGSSASSSSASSSSASSSSASGSSITSPSGSGSSSSGPSITSPPGSGSSSPGPSGSGSSSASGSSITSPSGTGPSAPGSSATITQSTSTASGASSAITSDTLSSITSSVSSASATASNSLSSSDGTIYLPSTTISGDLTLTGSVIATEAVEIAAGGELTLLDGDKYGFLADLIVRGALLVRKSKPTYPGTEFDISGPNFDVSGTFNAEEPAASSASIYSFTPGSFANSGDIALSLSESSKGEVTYSPYSNSGAFSFSNAIINGGSVSGLQRRAEDEGSVNNGEINLDNGSTYVVVQPVSGSGTINIISGNLYLHYPDTFTGQTVVFKGEGVLAVDPTESNTTPIPVVGYTGKNQIAITADVTSLSYDSATGVLTATQGNRQFSFAIGTGFSSSSFNVSEGTFAGASAYYLNYGGAVASSTTSSSTSTTSGASSVTSSISNSATGSSTITSSGASASDSITSSSASVSGSIASSSAPTLTSGSAPVYTTTLTYATATSTVVISCSKTTDTNGNTYTITATIPCSSTTATITSCDESGCHVTTSTGIAATKTVSSKSHTTVTVTHCDDNGCSEKTVTSEAPKETSATTASTKSYTTVTVTHCDDNGCNVKTVTSEAPKPTTTTATVSSKSHTTATVTHCDNSGCVVKTVTSEAPEATTTTVSPESYTTATVTHCDDNGCNVKTVTTKAPKETTATSALPKSYTATVTHCDDNGCDVKIITSQVPEVISTATATTVSPKSYTTSASEAPKATSLTTAVYVSSSAISIFSGSSAPTTAPKSSTGIVIQSEGVAAGLNTNALNALAGILVLAFFN